In Dromiciops gliroides isolate mDroGli1 chromosome 4, mDroGli1.pri, whole genome shotgun sequence, one DNA window encodes the following:
- the SPRR4 gene encoding small proline-rich protein 4, translating to MSSQQQQCPSQQPQQQQVKQPCQPPPVKCQEPCAPKTKDPCAPQTKDPCPPKGTAVPSQQKCPPAQQKCPPAQHPKQK from the coding sequence ATGTCATCCCAGCAGCAGCAATGCCCCTCCCAGCAGCCTCAGCAGCAGCAGGTGAAACAGCCCTGCCAGCCACCCCCTGTCAAGTGCCAGGAGCCGTGTGCTCCCAAGACAAAGGATCCCTGTGCTCCTCAAACCAAGGACCCATGCCCACCCAAGGGCACAGCTGTACCATCCCAGCAGAAGTGCCCACCTGCCCAGCAGAAGTGCCCACCTGCCCAGCATCCCAAGCAGAAGTAA